In Phocoena sinus isolate mPhoSin1 chromosome 10, mPhoSin1.pri, whole genome shotgun sequence, a single genomic region encodes these proteins:
- the DYRK4 gene encoding LOW QUALITY PROTEIN: dual specificity tyrosine-phosphorylation-regulated kinase 4 (The sequence of the model RefSeq protein was modified relative to this genomic sequence to represent the inferred CDS: inserted 1 base in 1 codon; deleted 1 base in 1 codon): MAIDMWSLGCIMAELHTGYPLFPGENEVEQLACIREVLGLPPTHFIQTASRRQTFFDSKGFPKNITDXKGKKRYPDSKDLTMVLKTYDTGFLGFLRKCLVWEPSLRVTPDQALKHAWIHEPRNLKAQPRLQTLRKASLCFPSEARKGKVQGQHHLGKQEVILQIETKDKINEGATEQDQNSGSQQGSVQHTAEVQLPHLAEASRKPEVVVGPAESKASTGQQNKNCSPKNTNILPPIV, translated from the exons ATGGCCATTGATATGTGGAGCCTGGGCTGCATCATGGCCGAGCTGCACACGGGCTAC CCCCTGTTCCCTGGGGAGAACGAGGTGGAGCAGCTAGCCTGCATCAGGGAG GTGCTGGGCTTGCCACCAACCCACTTCATCCAGACGGCCTCCAGGAGACAGACGTTCTTTG ATTCCAAAGGTTTTCCTAAAAATATAACCg aaaaggggaagaaaagatacCCGGATTCCAAGGATCTCACCATGGTGCTGAAAACCTACGACACCGGTTTCCTGGGCTTTCTGAGAAAGTGTTTGGT CTGGGAGCCTTCTCTTCGCGTGACCCCTGACCAGGCCCTCAAGCATGCTTGGATTCATGAGCCGCGGAACCTCAAAGCACAGCCCAGGCTTCAGACCTTGAGGAAAGCCAGTCTCTGTTTCCCTTCTGAGGCCAGGAAGGGCAAGGTTCAAGGGCAACATCACTTGGGCAAACAAG AGGTGATCCTTCAAATAGAGACTAAAGACAAAATCAACGAAGGCGCCACTGAACAGGATCAGAACTCAGGTAGTCAGCAGGGCTCTGTCCAGCACACAGCTGAAGTCCAGCTGCCTCATCTTGCAGAAGCTTCCAGAAAGCCCGAGGTAGTTGTTGGGCCAGCGGAGTCCAAGGCCTCCACaggacaacaaaacaaaaactgctcCCCCAAGAACACAAACATTTTACCACCTATTGTGTGA